In Luteibaculum oceani, the DNA window TTCTAAGGCTCGGTGATGCAGTTCTGAAATTTCACCTTTTCCGGTATTGAGGGGATCATCAATTAAATCATGAAATTGAAACTCGTAATATCCCCTGGATTTTTTATGGATAACCATATATACAACCGAGCGGTCAAAAATTTTCGAATATCGTTCGGTTCCCATTAAAATTCCAGTATCCTGATTTAAGAATTTTGTCCAATGCGCTCTTTTCGCATTTGCAGGGGATTGATCGCCTAAAAATAAGATGGCTTCGCAATTGGATTTGGGTTTCGCAAGGCTCTTTTTGGCATTTTCAGAGGCAATTAATTTTAGCCCATGTTTAGATCTCGATTTGTACAATAGGTCATCTACCGCCTTGTTGCTCTGTGTTTTATAGAGCCCCGAAAATCTTATCTTATGTTTTAGAATTTTGTTTGCAAGAGGTAAACCAAGAAGAAATTCCCAGTTGCCATAATGCCCCAATACAATAATTAAATGCCTGCCCTGACTTGCGTACTTTTCCAGTACATCTATATTTTTAAAGGATATTCTTTTTTCTAGCTGCCGGGTGGATACTGTAATAAGTTTGATACTCTCCAACAACACATCGCAAAAGTGTTTGTAAAACTGCTTTGCAATGCTTTTTATTTCTTTTTCATTTTTTTCTGGAAAGCTCTTCCGAAGGTTTTTAAAAACAACCTTCTTTCGGTAACCAATCAGATAGTAAACTACTGGATATAATAAACTAGAAAGGCCATGCCAAAACCAAAATGGCAGTTGGGAAATTGCTC includes these proteins:
- a CDS encoding lysophospholipid acyltransferase family protein; translation: MNWIIKVKVRAISQLPFWFWHGLSSLLYPVVYYLIGYRKKVVFKNLRKSFPEKNEKEIKSIAKQFYKHFCDVLLESIKLITVSTRQLEKRISFKNIDVLEKYASQGRHLIIVLGHYGNWEFLLGLPLANKILKHKIRFSGLYKTQSNKAVDDLLYKSRSKHGLKLIASENAKKSLAKPKSNCEAILFLGDQSPANAKRAHWTKFLNQDTGILMGTERYSKIFDRSVVYMVIHKKSRGYYEFQFHDLIDDPLNTGKGEISELHHRALEKDIVANPAYWLWTHKRWKRKKPKNHG